In one window of Sandaracinaceae bacterium DNA:
- a CDS encoding helix-turn-helix transcriptional regulator, with translation MRIDNHLSDESVTAELGERLAALRVARSLTQEQLSVAAGISKRTVERLEGGGSTQLVNLIRCLRALDTLSAMDALVPPATSDPIDLLQRRGKRRQRVRARAEAPAPTPAAWVWGDDK, from the coding sequence ATGCGCATCGACAACCATCTCAGCGATGAATCCGTCACGGCCGAGCTCGGCGAGCGCCTGGCTGCGCTCCGCGTCGCGCGCAGCCTGACCCAGGAGCAGCTCTCCGTCGCCGCGGGGATCTCCAAGCGCACCGTCGAGCGCCTCGAAGGCGGGGGGTCCACCCAGCTCGTGAACCTCATCCGCTGTCTCCGCGCGCTCGACACGTTGAGCGCGATGGATGCCCTGGTGCCGCCCGCGACCAGCGACCCCATCGACCTGCTCCAGCGTCGTGGCAAGCGCCGGCAGCGCGTGCGCGCGCGCGCCGAGGCACCCGCGCCAACGCCGGCCGCTTGGGTGTGGGGTGACGACAAGTGA
- a CDS encoding methyltransferase domain-containing protein, with product MSSTSASQPRDFYRDADADQRVTSTLRSYLRFYRDGQDAREAEAAHQQRHTDYAEMVNQYYDLATDFYERGWGKSFHFAPRFAGESFAASLARHEHYLALRLGLRAGQTALDVGCGVGGPMRAIARFSGARVDGINNNDYQLEKLARYNQEAGLAAQCRGIKGDFMALPMADASYDAVYAVEATCHAPDRAGVFREIARVLKPGGRFAVYEWCLTDRYDASNETHRRIKRDIESGDSLPDMCSTHAILDAVRAAGLEVEDSADVAERSDPSTPWYLPLEGEGRDFTSIRRSAPGRFVNNHLIGVLEKLKVIPAGSKAVSDMLNVGADALIEGGHTGIFTPCFFVLAKKPGNASTANATNGGTRDEGAQ from the coding sequence ATGTCCTCGACCTCCGCCAGCCAGCCCCGCGACTTCTACCGTGACGCCGACGCCGACCAGCGCGTCACGTCCACCCTGCGCTCGTACCTGCGCTTCTACCGCGACGGCCAAGACGCGCGGGAGGCCGAGGCCGCGCACCAGCAGCGGCACACCGACTACGCCGAGATGGTCAACCAGTACTACGACCTGGCCACCGACTTCTACGAGCGAGGCTGGGGCAAGTCCTTCCACTTCGCGCCGCGGTTCGCGGGCGAGTCGTTCGCGGCCTCGCTGGCCCGCCACGAGCACTACCTGGCGCTGCGCCTGGGGCTCCGTGCAGGGCAGACCGCGCTCGACGTGGGCTGCGGCGTAGGCGGACCCATGCGCGCCATCGCGCGCTTCTCGGGCGCGCGCGTCGACGGGATCAACAACAACGACTACCAGCTCGAGAAGCTGGCCCGCTACAACCAGGAGGCGGGGCTCGCCGCGCAGTGCCGCGGCATCAAGGGCGACTTCATGGCGCTGCCTATGGCGGACGCCAGCTACGACGCGGTGTACGCGGTGGAGGCCACCTGCCACGCCCCCGATCGCGCGGGCGTGTTCCGCGAGATCGCGCGCGTGCTGAAGCCCGGCGGGCGCTTCGCCGTGTACGAGTGGTGCCTGACCGACCGCTACGACGCGAGCAACGAGACGCACCGCCGCATCAAGCGCGACATCGAGTCGGGCGACAGCCTGCCCGACATGTGCAGCACCCACGCCATCTTGGACGCGGTGCGCGCGGCCGGGCTCGAGGTGGAGGACAGCGCCGACGTGGCCGAGCGCAGCGACCCGAGCACGCCGTGGTACCTGCCGCTCGAGGGTGAGGGCCGCGACTTCACCAGCATCCGCCGCAGCGCGCCCGGGCGCTTCGTGAACAACCACCTGATCGGCGTGCTCGAGAAGCTCAAGGTCATCCCGGCGGGCTCCAAGGCGGTCAGCGACATGCTCAACGTGGGGGCCGACGCGCTCATCGAGGGGGGCCACACGGGCATCTTCACGCCGTGCTTCTTCGTGCTGGCCAAGAAGCCGGGCAACGCGTCCACCGCGAACGCGACGAACGGCGGCACGCGCGACGAGGGCGCCCAGTGA
- a CDS encoding type II toxin-antitoxin system HipA family toxin, with amino-acid sequence MTSLAEVRLWGSRIGAVALEDGERVTTFAYDPDFARSGIQVAPLMMPLRPGPFRFPELDARSFHGLPGLLAEALPDKYGNTLIDAWLATQGRHPESFNAVERLCYTGVRGMGALEFAPALGPRQGSPSAVQIDALVALASEVLSQRDELRTSFADPDKADSLRDLLRVGTSAGGARAKAVIAWNETTGEVRSGQVGVDPGFTHWLLKFDGVANNRDKELADPSGYGAVEYAYASMARAAGVHMSECRLLEEGGRRHFMTRRFDRRDDGSKLHMQSLAAMAHLDFNDPHAHSYEQALLVMRQLALPMPELEQQLRRMVFNLVARNQDDHVKNIAFLMDKRGSWRLSPAFDVTWSYNPAGDWTARHQMSVNGKRDDFTVDDILACAKSASIPVRRARKVVQEVSATVARWREFAADARVAPAWREAIASTLRLELR; translated from the coding sequence GTGACCTCGCTCGCCGAGGTGCGCCTCTGGGGGAGCCGCATCGGCGCGGTCGCGCTGGAGGACGGGGAGCGCGTGACCACCTTCGCCTACGACCCCGACTTTGCGCGCTCCGGCATTCAGGTGGCCCCGCTCATGATGCCGCTGCGCCCGGGGCCGTTCCGCTTTCCCGAGCTCGACGCGCGCAGCTTCCACGGGCTCCCAGGGCTGCTCGCCGAGGCGCTGCCCGACAAGTACGGGAACACGCTGATCGATGCGTGGCTCGCGACGCAAGGGCGCCATCCAGAGAGCTTCAACGCCGTCGAGAGGCTCTGCTACACGGGCGTTCGCGGGATGGGCGCCCTCGAGTTCGCGCCTGCACTGGGGCCGCGCCAAGGGTCGCCGAGCGCGGTGCAGATCGACGCCCTCGTCGCGCTCGCCTCGGAGGTGCTCAGCCAGCGCGACGAACTGCGTACCTCGTTCGCGGACCCCGACAAGGCCGACTCGCTGCGGGACCTGCTGCGCGTGGGGACTTCGGCGGGAGGCGCCCGCGCCAAGGCTGTCATCGCGTGGAACGAGACCACCGGGGAGGTGCGCTCTGGTCAGGTGGGCGTCGACCCGGGCTTCACGCACTGGTTGCTGAAGTTCGACGGCGTCGCGAACAACCGCGACAAGGAGCTGGCCGACCCATCCGGCTACGGCGCGGTCGAGTATGCCTACGCCAGCATGGCCCGCGCCGCGGGTGTGCACATGAGCGAGTGTCGGCTGCTCGAGGAGGGTGGGCGCCGCCACTTCATGACGCGCCGCTTCGATCGCCGTGACGACGGGTCGAAGCTCCACATGCAGTCGCTGGCCGCGATGGCGCACCTCGACTTCAACGACCCGCACGCACACAGCTACGAACAGGCGCTGCTGGTCATGCGCCAGCTCGCGCTGCCGATGCCGGAACTCGAGCAGCAGCTCCGGCGGATGGTCTTCAACCTCGTCGCGCGCAATCAAGACGATCACGTGAAGAACATCGCCTTCCTCATGGACAAGCGCGGGAGCTGGCGGCTCTCGCCGGCGTTCGACGTCACGTGGTCGTACAACCCCGCGGGCGACTGGACGGCGCGGCACCAGATGTCGGTCAACGGCAAGCGCGACGACTTCACGGTGGACGACATCCTCGCGTGCGCGAAGAGCGCCTCGATCCCTGTGCGTCGAGCCCGGAAGGTCGTCCAGGAGGTGTCTGCGACTGTCGCGCGGTGGCGTGAGTTCGC